A genomic stretch from Lathyrus oleraceus cultivar Zhongwan6 chromosome 2, CAAS_Psat_ZW6_1.0, whole genome shotgun sequence includes:
- the LOC127118237 gene encoding cucumisin isoform X1, whose product MKLLVCSTIIICYNSNSTTKTILYYYWHSFNGFVVKLNEKEADKMAVVSVFPDEKRQLLTTRSWDFIGFTQEVERQNYESDVIVGVIDSGVWPESKSFDDKGFSPPPAKWKGSCQAFDFTCNNKIIGAKFYPPLHHNALSSKDIESPRDSSGHGTHTASTVAGNSISMASMLGLAQGTARGGVPSARIAVYKVCWSDGCNEASILAAFDDAIKDGVDILSVSISESVSKTNIHFKDVLSVGSFHAMKHGVLTVLSAGNTGPYPKSLQNYQPWAIIVGASTLDRKFVTKVKTGNNIAYEGISLNTFDLKGKYYPIIYGGDAAKKRPGFDQDSSRNCLTNLMQEQAYIDMAISFPLPACYLQSKDVVKIHTYIRSTSFPTATIFKTIELKDSLARIVAFFSSRGLNNVTSEILKPDLIAPGVDIIASWSPISPISEIFSETRKLKFNIISGTSGAAAYIKSFHPTWSPAAIRCTYQFRK is encoded by the exons ATGAAGCTTCTTGTTTGCTCCACTATAATTATTTGCTACAACAG CAACTCGACAACAAAAACTATACTTTATTATTATTGGCATAGTTTCAACGGATTTGTTGTGAAGCTAAATGAGAAAGAAGCCGATAAAATGGCAG TTGTTTCTGTTTTTCCGGATGAAAAGAGACAACTCCTCACAACAAGATCATGGGATTTTATTGGCTTTACACAAGAGGTGGAAAGACAAAACTATGAAAGTGATGTTATAGTTGGAGTGATTGATTCTGGAGTTTGGCCAGAATCGAAAAGCTTCGATGATAAAGGGTTCAGTCCACCACCTGCCAAATGGAAGGGTTCATGCCAAGCTTTTGATTTTACCTGCAATAA TAAGATAATTGGAGCAAAGTTTTATCCACCACTCCATCATAATGCCTTAAGCTCAAAAGATATTGAATCTCCTAGAGATTCAAGTGGTCATGGTACGCATACAGCATCAACGGTGGCTGGGAATTCTATTAGTATGGCAAGCATGTTAGGCCTTGCACAAGGAACCGCTAGAGGGGGAGTTCCGTCAGCACGCATTGCCGTATATAAAGTGTGCTGGTCTGATGGATGCAATGAAGCGAGTATTCTTGCCGCATTTGACGATGCAATTAAAGATGGAGTTGATATATTATCTGTATCAATTAGTGAAAGTGTTTCTAAAACGAATATACATTTTAAAGATGTATTGTCCGTCGGATCTTTTCATGCCATGAAGCATGGTGTGCTAACAGTACTTTCAGCTGGAAACACAGGTCCATATCCTAAATCCTTACAAAATTATCAACCTTGGGCAATTATTGTTGGTGCTAGCACTTTGGATAGGAAATTCGTAACAAAAGTCAAAACAGGAAACAATATAGCTTATGAG GGTATTTCTTTAAACACATTTGACCTTAAAGGAAAATATTATCCAATTATCTATGGTGGGGATGCAGCAAAGAAAAGACCAGGTTTCGATCAAGACTCATCAAG GAATTGTCTAACCAACCTGATGCAAGAACAAGCTTATATTGATATGGCAATCTCTTTTCCTTTGCCAGCATGTTATCTTCAATCAAAAGATGTAGTAAAAATACATACATACATACGTTCTACGAG CTTTCCGACTGCAACTATATTTAAGACAATTGAGTTAAAAGATAGTTTAGCACGTATTGTTGCATTTTTCTCATCGAGGGGTCTAAACAACGTTACGTCTGAGATTTTGAAG CCCGACTTAATTGCTCCTGGAGTTGACATCATAGCGAGCTGGTCTCCAATCTCTCCGATTTCTGAGATTTTTAGTGAGACCAGAAAATTGAAGTTCAATATTATATCAGGAACATCCGGAGCAGCGGCGTACATAAAGTCATTCCATCCCACATGGTCACCGGCTGCAATTCG CTGCACATATCAATTCAGAAAATAA
- the LOC127118237 gene encoding cucumisin isoform X2 — MKLLVCSTIIICYNSNSTTKTILYYYWHSFNGFVVKLNEKEADKMAVVSVFPDEKRQLLTTRSWDFIGFTQEVERQNYESDVIVGVIDSGVWPESKSFDDKGFSPPPAKWKGSCQAFDFTCNNKIIGAKFYPPLHHNALSSKDIESPRDSSGHGTHTASTVAGNSISMASMLGLAQGTARGGVPSARIAVYKVCWSDGCNEASILAAFDDAIKDGVDILSVSISESVSKTNIHFKDVLSVGSFHAMKHGVLTVLSAGNTGPYPKSLQNYQPWAIIVGASTLDRKFVTKVKTGNNIAYEGISLNTFDLKGKYYPIIYGGDAAKKRPGFDQDSSRNCLTNLMQEQAYIDMAISFPLPACYLQSKDVVKIHTYIRSTSFPTATIFKTIELKDSLARIVAFFSSRGLNNVTSEILKPDLIAPGVDIIASWSPISPISEIFSETRKLKFNIISGTSGAAAYIKSFHPTWSPAAIR, encoded by the exons ATGAAGCTTCTTGTTTGCTCCACTATAATTATTTGCTACAACAG CAACTCGACAACAAAAACTATACTTTATTATTATTGGCATAGTTTCAACGGATTTGTTGTGAAGCTAAATGAGAAAGAAGCCGATAAAATGGCAG TTGTTTCTGTTTTTCCGGATGAAAAGAGACAACTCCTCACAACAAGATCATGGGATTTTATTGGCTTTACACAAGAGGTGGAAAGACAAAACTATGAAAGTGATGTTATAGTTGGAGTGATTGATTCTGGAGTTTGGCCAGAATCGAAAAGCTTCGATGATAAAGGGTTCAGTCCACCACCTGCCAAATGGAAGGGTTCATGCCAAGCTTTTGATTTTACCTGCAATAA TAAGATAATTGGAGCAAAGTTTTATCCACCACTCCATCATAATGCCTTAAGCTCAAAAGATATTGAATCTCCTAGAGATTCAAGTGGTCATGGTACGCATACAGCATCAACGGTGGCTGGGAATTCTATTAGTATGGCAAGCATGTTAGGCCTTGCACAAGGAACCGCTAGAGGGGGAGTTCCGTCAGCACGCATTGCCGTATATAAAGTGTGCTGGTCTGATGGATGCAATGAAGCGAGTATTCTTGCCGCATTTGACGATGCAATTAAAGATGGAGTTGATATATTATCTGTATCAATTAGTGAAAGTGTTTCTAAAACGAATATACATTTTAAAGATGTATTGTCCGTCGGATCTTTTCATGCCATGAAGCATGGTGTGCTAACAGTACTTTCAGCTGGAAACACAGGTCCATATCCTAAATCCTTACAAAATTATCAACCTTGGGCAATTATTGTTGGTGCTAGCACTTTGGATAGGAAATTCGTAACAAAAGTCAAAACAGGAAACAATATAGCTTATGAG GGTATTTCTTTAAACACATTTGACCTTAAAGGAAAATATTATCCAATTATCTATGGTGGGGATGCAGCAAAGAAAAGACCAGGTTTCGATCAAGACTCATCAAG GAATTGTCTAACCAACCTGATGCAAGAACAAGCTTATATTGATATGGCAATCTCTTTTCCTTTGCCAGCATGTTATCTTCAATCAAAAGATGTAGTAAAAATACATACATACATACGTTCTACGAG CTTTCCGACTGCAACTATATTTAAGACAATTGAGTTAAAAGATAGTTTAGCACGTATTGTTGCATTTTTCTCATCGAGGGGTCTAAACAACGTTACGTCTGAGATTTTGAAG CCCGACTTAATTGCTCCTGGAGTTGACATCATAGCGAGCTGGTCTCCAATCTCTCCGATTTCTGAGATTTTTAGTGAGACCAGAAAATTGAAGTTCAATATTATATCAGGAACATCCGGAGCAGCGGCGTACATAAAGTCATTCCATCCCACATGGTCACCGGCTGCAATTCGGTAG